The genomic segment ATGAGCAACTGCATCAGCTCCTCGCTGATCTCCGCAGCGAGTGGCGTGACTTGCGCTTCGATGCGGCGCTTGGCCGGTTGACGAATACCATGCGCATTCGCCAAGTGCGCAAGGATATTGCCCGAATCTTGACAATTCTAACTGAGCGCGAGCGCGCGGCGTTGGCTGAGCAAGGGTTGCTCCCACCACCGAAACGAACACGGCGCGAGCGAAAGCTTGCCCGCCAGCGGCAACGAAACTGGCAGGAACATGAACTGCGACGCCAGCGACGGATCGAACAATCGCAGCGTCGGCGCCGTGCGCGGGTTGAAGGAGAGGTAGGGCAGAGCTGATGGAAGCAAGCCAGCACGCGCAGCGTCCAAAACGCCGATTAACCAAGGTTGGACGAGTTGTCTCAGATAAGATGGACAAGACGGTGGTCGTGGCGGTCGATTATTTCCGCCGACACCCACTCTACAAGAAGACTGTACGCCGCACGAGCAAATTCAAGGCACATGATGAGTACAACATGTGCCGTATCGGGGATCTTGTGCTAATTGAGGAAACCCGCCCACTGAGCAAAACCAAGCGCTGGATTGTCCGGCGCATTCTTGAGCGGGCAACGCCGGAAGTTGCCGCTGAGATTGCCGAAGAAGAAGCTGGTGAAGAGGAGGAGGGCGCGAACGCATGATTCAGCCACATACTCGCTTAGTCGTTGCTGACAACACTGGTGCAAAGGAAATCATGTGCATCCGCGTCCTCGGTGGGTCAGCCAAAAAGTATGCGACCGTTGGGGATGTCATTGTGGCTTCCGTAAAGGTTGCCCAGCCAAACTCCGGCGTCAAGAAGGGTGAAGTTGTCCGCGCTGTTGTGGTGCGAACAGCGCAGGGCATTCGGCGCCCTGATGGCTCGCACATTAAGTTCGACGACAATGCCGCGGTGCTGATCACACCACAAGGCACCCCACGCGGGACGCGAATCTTTGGCCCTGTTGCGCGTGAACTGCGCGAGAAGCAATTTATGCGCATCGTCTCGTTGGCGCCAGAAGTGCTGTGAGGGCGCAGACATGGCTGAGAAAATTGTTACGGGCGATGAAGTCATCGTCATTCGCGGCAAAGATAAGGGTGCACGCGGCCGCGTGCGCCAGAACTTGCCGCGCGAAGATCGCGTTATTGTCGAGGGCGTCAATTTAGTGAAGCGGCATCGCCGCGCAACCCCGGGAGTGCAGCAGGCGGGCATTGTCGAGATGGAAGCGCCGCTTCATGTCTCGAAAGTGATGTTAATCTGCCCGCACTGTGGCAAGCCTACTCGTGTTGGCTTCCGCTTTACCGAAAGCGGTGAGAAGGTTCGGTACTGCAAGAAGTGCCAGGCGACGATCGAAAAGCCAACAGCAACCCGGTCGCGCGGCAAGTAGGCCGAGATGGAGTAGAACGCAATGAGTGTAGAAGCCCAGGAGCGCGTCGAACCTCGCCTCAAGAAACGCTATCGTGAAGAAGTTGTTCCTCAGTTGATGCGCGAGTTCGGCTATCCACATATTTACGCCGTTCCGCGCCTGGAGAAAATCGTGCTCAACATCGGCTTGGGCGAGGCAGTATCGAATCCGAAAGCGATCGATGCTGCGATGAATGACCTGGCCGTCATTACTGGACAACGGCCAGTCGTGACGCGTGCCAAGAAGTCCATCGCAGCGTTCCGGGTGCGGAAAGGCATGCCAATCGGCGTAATGGTAACGCTACGCGGCAACCGGATGTGGTATTTTCTCGATCGACTCATCTCGATTGCGTTGCCGCGCATTCGTGATTTTCATGGTCTGTCGGCACGATCATTCGATGGGCGTGGGAATTACACGCTGGGGCTGCGCGAGCAGCTTGTCTTTCCAGAAGTTGACTACGATAAGATCGATAAAGTGCGCGGTCTTGAAGTAACCATTACAACGACAGCAAAAACTGACCGCGAGGGGCGGCGGTTGCTCGAGTTACTTGGTATGCCCTTCCGCGATTAGTCCAAGGGAGGATCGATGGCCAGGAAAGCCCTTATTGTCAAAATGCAAAAGCCGCAGAAGTACGCGGTGCGATATCGCAATCGCTGCAAGCTGTGCGGTCGCCCGCGTGCGTACATGCGGAAGTTTGGCCTCTGCCGCATTTGCTTCCGCCAGCTTGCGCTGCAGGGCAAGCTCCCCGGTGTGACGAAGGCAAGCTGGTAGCGTGTAGGCAAGGGAGGCGCGCAAATGACGATTACCGATCCAATTGGTGACATGCTCACACGGATTCGCAACGCCCAAATGGGCAAGAAGCAAGAGACGCGTCTACCGGCCTCGCGCATGCTCGTCGAGATCGCGCGGATCTTGAAAGAAGAGGGCTATATAGCTGACTATCACCTCGAGCCAACAACGCCCCGCGCGACACTGGTGATCCGGCTCAAATATCTGCCTGACAAGAAGCCGGCGATTCGTGAGCTGCGCCGTGTCTCGAAGCCTGGGTTGCGAATCTACGTGGGCAAGGAAGAGTTGCCACGAGTCAAAAGTGGCCTTGGCATTGCCATCCTCACGACGTCGCAGGGCGTCATGACGGATGTCGAAGCACGCCGGCGTGGCATCGGCGGCGAGCTGATTTGCACTGTCTTCTAAGGAAACTCGCTGGAAAGTGGAGGAGCGGCAGCGATGTCACGAATTGGCCGTCGTCCAATTCCGATTCCCGCCGGAGTCGATGTAGCGATCGAGCCAGGATATATCAGGGTCAAGGGGCCAAAGGGAGAGCTGGAGCTGCGCCACGACCCAGGGATTCAGGTGAGCCGACAGGACGGCACGCTGGTGGTGCAGCGTCCGTCTGAGGAGCGACGGTATAAGCAGCTCCATGGACTCTATCGCACGCTGATTGCGAATATGGTTCAGGGAGTAACTGAGGGATACCGCAAGGATCTCGAAATTCAAGGCGTTGGGTACCGTGCTGCGTTGGAGGGCAAGACGCTTGTCCTCCAAGTTGGCTATTCACACCCTGTACGTGTTGAACCACCGGCGGGGATCAGCTTCGTCGTTGAGTCGCCGACGCGTATTGGTGTTGTCGGCATTGATAAGCAACTTGTCGGTGAGATTGCCGCACAAATTCGCCGCATTCGTCCGCCTGAACCGTACAAGGGGAAGGGGATTCGTTACCTCGGCGAAGAAGTGCGGCGCAAGGCTGGTAAGACTGGTAAGGTCAAGAAGTAGCAGAATCGGGTGTGCCAGGGCGAAACGGTCGGCCGAGGATCGCGCTGGCGAGAACCCTAGGAGGACGATATGGCACGATTTCAATACAAGCGCCAGCTATCACCGCGAAAGCGGCGACATTTGCGGGTGCGAGCGAAAATCTTTGGGACGCCTGAGCGCCCGCGGTTGAATGTCTTTCGGAGTAATGAACATATCTATGCGCAAATTATTGACGATACAAAGGGGCACACGTTAGTTGCGGCCTCAACGCTTGAAAAAGCGGTCCAGGAACGCTTTCCTGCTGAGCACCCCAAGACCGTTGAGGCGCGGATTGTTGGACTGGTCGTTGGTGAGCGCGCTTTAGCGAAGGGAATTACGCGCGTCGTTTTCGATCGTGGCGGCTATAAGTACCACGGACGCGTGAAGGCCCTCGCTGAAGGTGCGCGTGAAGCTGGACTCATTTTCTAGAAACGAGGAGTGATAACGATATGGGCAAAGGAAGAACGAAAATCTGGCCGTTTGCCCAGCGGGTCAAACCCGACCAGGTTGGGGATCTCCGGGAGCGTGTGATTCAGATCAACCGGGTCGCGAAGGTCGTGCAGGGAGGACGGCGCTTCCACTTCTCGAGCGTCGTCGTTGTCGGTGATGGCGAAGGTCATGTTGGGGTAGGGATCGGAAAAGCGACAGAAGTGCCCGACTCCATCCGTAAGGCCGTTGAAAATGCCAAGAAGCGTCTTATCCGTGTGCCGCTCGACCGACGAACAATCCCTCACGAAATCGAGGTCAAGTTTGGGGCGACGCGAGTACTTATGCGCCCAGCTGCTCCTGGTACGGGTGTTATTGCCGGTGCTGGTGTGCGAGCTGTCGCCGAAGCGGCAGGTATTCGCGACCTCATTGCCAAATCACATGGCAGCAACAATCCGGTTAACGTCACCCAGGCCGCTCTGTTGGCTCTGAGTATGCTTGAGTCGCCTGAGCAGGTCGCCGCTCGACGGGGTATCCCAGTAGAGCGGCTCCGACCACGTAAGCGTGTCCAAGAGGAGTCGGGGGATGGCTGCGCCTAAGCTGCTCCGCATTACGTATATCAAAAGCATGATTGGCTATCCAAAGGATCAGCGCGCAACGTTATATGCGCTTGGGTTGCGCCGACTGCATCAGAGTGTGCTGAGGCCCGATACCCCAGCTGTTCGTGGGATGATTGCAAAGGTTCAGCATCTGGTGCGTGTCGAGCCAGTGGAGGACGATCGGACGGCAAGCGGTGTCCTGTCGGCTGATCGTCAGGAGGTGGCGTCATGAAGTTGCATGATTTGCGGCCCGCTCCGGGTGCTCACCGACCGAAAGTGCGAGTTGGCCGCGGAATTGCTGCTGGCAAA from the Thermorudis peleae genome contains:
- the rplN gene encoding 50S ribosomal protein L14, producing the protein MIQPHTRLVVADNTGAKEIMCIRVLGGSAKKYATVGDVIVASVKVAQPNSGVKKGEVVRAVVVRTAQGIRRPDGSHIKFDDNAAVLITPQGTPRGTRIFGPVARELREKQFMRIVSLAPEVL
- the rplX gene encoding 50S ribosomal protein L24 produces the protein MAEKIVTGDEVIVIRGKDKGARGRVRQNLPREDRVIVEGVNLVKRHRRATPGVQQAGIVEMEAPLHVSKVMLICPHCGKPTRVGFRFTESGEKVRYCKKCQATIEKPTATRSRGK
- the rplE gene encoding 50S ribosomal protein L5, with product MSVEAQERVEPRLKKRYREEVVPQLMREFGYPHIYAVPRLEKIVLNIGLGEAVSNPKAIDAAMNDLAVITGQRPVVTRAKKSIAAFRVRKGMPIGVMVTLRGNRMWYFLDRLISIALPRIRDFHGLSARSFDGRGNYTLGLREQLVFPEVDYDKIDKVRGLEVTITTTAKTDREGRRLLELLGMPFRD
- a CDS encoding type Z 30S ribosomal protein S14 produces the protein MARKALIVKMQKPQKYAVRYRNRCKLCGRPRAYMRKFGLCRICFRQLALQGKLPGVTKASW
- the rpsH gene encoding 30S ribosomal protein S8 — protein: MTITDPIGDMLTRIRNAQMGKKQETRLPASRMLVEIARILKEEGYIADYHLEPTTPRATLVIRLKYLPDKKPAIRELRRVSKPGLRIYVGKEELPRVKSGLGIAILTTSQGVMTDVEARRRGIGGELICTVF
- the rplF gene encoding 50S ribosomal protein L6, which gives rise to MSRIGRRPIPIPAGVDVAIEPGYIRVKGPKGELELRHDPGIQVSRQDGTLVVQRPSEERRYKQLHGLYRTLIANMVQGVTEGYRKDLEIQGVGYRAALEGKTLVLQVGYSHPVRVEPPAGISFVVESPTRIGVVGIDKQLVGEIAAQIRRIRPPEPYKGKGIRYLGEEVRRKAGKTGKVKK
- the rplR gene encoding 50S ribosomal protein L18, with the translated sequence MARFQYKRQLSPRKRRHLRVRAKIFGTPERPRLNVFRSNEHIYAQIIDDTKGHTLVAASTLEKAVQERFPAEHPKTVEARIVGLVVGERALAKGITRVVFDRGGYKYHGRVKALAEGAREAGLIF
- the rpsE gene encoding 30S ribosomal protein S5, which translates into the protein MGKGRTKIWPFAQRVKPDQVGDLRERVIQINRVAKVVQGGRRFHFSSVVVVGDGEGHVGVGIGKATEVPDSIRKAVENAKKRLIRVPLDRRTIPHEIEVKFGATRVLMRPAAPGTGVIAGAGVRAVAEAAGIRDLIAKSHGSNNPVNVTQAALLALSMLESPEQVAARRGIPVERLRPRKRVQEESGDGCA
- the rpmD gene encoding 50S ribosomal protein L30; translation: MAAPKLLRITYIKSMIGYPKDQRATLYALGLRRLHQSVLRPDTPAVRGMIAKVQHLVRVEPVEDDRTASGVLSADRQEVAS